In Thiohalophilus sp., a genomic segment contains:
- a CDS encoding cytochrome b, with the protein MHLGNTTSGYGPVAIILHWLTALAVIGLFALGLWMVELTYYDSWYTTAPAIHKSVGLLLFVLVLLRLVWRLGNPHPEPIGPPLEKRLAVVMHWLLYLFLLAGLISGYLISTAKGKPIEVFDWFAVPATVHDLPDQEDIAGLIHLWLAWGLIVLSSGHTLAALKHHFFDRDATLRRMLRSIHND; encoded by the coding sequence ATGCACCTGGGTAACACGACAAGCGGTTACGGTCCGGTGGCCATTATTCTCCACTGGCTGACGGCACTGGCCGTCATCGGCCTGTTTGCACTGGGGCTGTGGATGGTGGAGCTGACCTACTACGACAGCTGGTATACCACGGCCCCGGCGATCCACAAGTCGGTGGGGTTGCTGTTGTTTGTGCTGGTTCTGCTGCGGCTGGTATGGCGACTGGGCAATCCCCATCCCGAGCCGATCGGCCCACCGCTGGAAAAACGTCTGGCTGTCGTCATGCACTGGCTGCTCTACCTGTTTTTGTTGGCGGGGCTGATCAGCGGTTATCTGATTTCCACCGCCAAGGGCAAGCCGATCGAGGTGTTTGACTGGTTTGCCGTGCCGGCCACCGTGCACGATTTGCCCGACCAGGAAGACATTGCCGGGCTGATTCATCTGTGGCTGGCCTGGGGGCTGATTGTCCTGAGCAGCGGCCATACCCTGGCGGCACTCAAACACCACTTTTTCGACCGCGACGCTACCCTGCGTCGCATGTTACGTTCTATCCATAATGACTAA
- a CDS encoding Rrf2 family transcriptional regulator, producing the protein MHLKRFTDFALRVLIYLALHPGRTISINEIARAFDMSRNHLLKVINELVASEMIITYRGKTGGIRLARDPAAINVGALVRRLEGQAPLINCAEPLCPILPACTLKQVLNEAQHAFFEQLERYTLADLIGTKQEKLVNLLTNHVAGGNA; encoded by the coding sequence ATGCACCTGAAACGGTTTACCGATTTTGCCCTGCGCGTATTGATTTATCTGGCCCTGCACCCTGGCCGGACCATTTCCATCAACGAGATCGCCCGCGCTTTTGACATGTCGCGCAATCACCTGTTGAAAGTGATCAATGAACTGGTCGCCAGTGAAATGATTATCACCTACCGGGGTAAAACCGGCGGCATCCGGCTGGCGCGCGATCCGGCCGCGATCAATGTTGGTGCGCTGGTCCGACGTCTGGAAGGTCAGGCCCCCCTGATTAATTGTGCCGAACCACTGTGTCCGATTCTGCCAGCCTGTACCCTGAAGCAGGTGCTGAACGAGGCCCAGCACGCGTTTTTTGAGCAGCTCGAACGTTATACCCTGGCGGACCTGATTGGAACCAAGCAGGAGAAGCTGGTCAATCTGCTGACCAATCACGTTGCCGGAGGTAACGCATGA
- a CDS encoding Spy/CpxP family protein refolding chaperone, with the protein MKMKPFAVNTVIAISLLAGGTTLALAADSEVCDKSAKQAAYNSPGRSEKPMHRLMQTLDLKPGQRKQIRNIVAGQRGELLNKRRALRDIRQKLYRAASRDDYDAAQVKQLIEQQSALAADMTRQRADMMQKIYRQMTPQQQAEFQSMRHRYRHHRG; encoded by the coding sequence ATGAAAATGAAACCTTTTGCAGTCAACACGGTGATCGCCATCAGCCTGCTGGCCGGCGGCACGACACTGGCCCTGGCCGCCGATAGTGAGGTATGTGACAAAAGCGCCAAACAGGCCGCCTACAATTCGCCCGGGCGCAGCGAAAAACCCATGCACCGGTTGATGCAGACGCTGGATCTGAAGCCGGGCCAGCGCAAACAGATCAGGAATATTGTTGCCGGGCAACGCGGCGAGCTGCTGAACAAACGCCGGGCTCTGCGGGACATTCGCCAGAAGCTGTACCGCGCCGCCAGCCGTGATGATTATGATGCCGCACAGGTCAAACAACTGATTGAACAACAATCCGCTCTGGCTGCCGACATGACACGCCAGCGAGCTGACATGATGCAAAAAATCTACCGTCAGATGACACCGCAACAACAAGCGGAGTTTCAGTCAATGCGCCATCGTTATCGCCACCACAGAGGCTAA
- a CDS encoding CBS domain-containing protein: MSKTAHRDLRREDFQQALKEFDTYIDITLEDLMQLDKIAEKHARLRESGQLTVREIMAPDIITVAPDTALSDAARILVEKRISGLPVTAGDGKLVGVVTEADFLCAMGIPCHHPTHSVWQTLENMFRHPPRTTDMPSKVGDIMIEQVVSINENKTLQDIIEQMKKHHIKRIIVTDDQDRVSGIVTRSNLVQVLFQQIL, encoded by the coding sequence ATGAGTAAAACTGCACACCGGGATCTGCGGCGCGAGGACTTTCAACAAGCCCTCAAGGAGTTCGATACCTATATCGACATTACCCTGGAGGACCTGATGCAACTGGATAAAATCGCCGAAAAACATGCCCGCCTGCGTGAATCCGGACAGCTGACCGTCCGCGAGATCATGGCACCGGATATCATTACTGTCGCGCCCGATACAGCCCTTTCTGATGCAGCGCGGATACTGGTGGAAAAACGCATCAGCGGACTGCCGGTCACTGCTGGTGACGGCAAGCTGGTCGGGGTGGTGACCGAGGCGGATTTTCTCTGCGCCATGGGGATCCCCTGTCATCATCCCACGCACAGTGTCTGGCAGACCCTGGAAAACATGTTCCGGCATCCGCCGCGTACCACCGATATGCCTTCAAAGGTGGGGGATATCATGATTGAGCAAGTGGTCAGCATTAATGAGAACAAAACCCTGCAAGACATTATCGAACAGATGAAAAAACATCACATCAAGCGGATTATCGTCACCGACGATCAGGATCGGGTCAGCGGTATTGTTACGCGTTCCAATCTGGTCCAGGTCCTGTTCCAGCAGATCTTGTAG
- a CDS encoding cation transporter: MSGCCDSDCAVQPVQQRQRTTLWAVLAINAVMFAVIVIAALYARSSALLADSLDNLGDALTYALSLYAVSRGATAKARVALFKGVLILLAACAVAGQIIYRLIEPGVPVFELMGAFSLLALLANSLCLYLLWRHRHEDVNMSSVWECSRNDIAANISVFLAAGGVWLTGSGWPDIAVASALVIVLLRSALRVIRSAWHELHHSAA, from the coding sequence ATGAGCGGATGTTGTGACAGCGATTGCGCGGTACAACCGGTGCAGCAGCGCCAGCGTACTACCCTGTGGGCGGTACTGGCGATCAATGCGGTGATGTTCGCGGTCATTGTGATAGCGGCCCTGTATGCCCGCTCCAGTGCCTTGCTGGCGGACAGTCTGGATAATCTCGGCGATGCGCTGACTTACGCGCTGAGTCTGTATGCCGTATCGCGTGGTGCCACGGCCAAGGCCCGGGTGGCCCTATTCAAGGGGGTTCTGATCCTGCTGGCGGCCTGCGCGGTAGCGGGCCAGATTATTTACCGGTTGATTGAGCCCGGCGTGCCGGTATTCGAGTTGATGGGCGCCTTCAGTCTGCTTGCCCTGCTGGCCAACAGCCTTTGTCTGTATCTGTTGTGGCGACATCGGCACGAGGACGTCAACATGAGTTCGGTCTGGGAATGCTCGCGTAACGATATTGCCGCGAATATCTCGGTGTTTCTGGCCGCCGGCGGGGTCTGGCTGACCGGGTCGGGCTGGCCGGATATCGCAGTCGCCTCGGCGCTGGTGATCGTGTTACTGCGCTCCGCCTTGCGGGTGATTCGTTCGGCATGGCACGAGCTGCACCACAGCGCGGCGTAG
- a CDS encoding response regulator, whose product MNRVLLIDDDTELTEMLSDYLSAEDFTVQAVYDGETGVEAALSGQHDVVVLDVMLPRLSGVEALRRIRQQSRVPVLMLTAKGDDVDRIVGLELGADDYLPKPCNPRELVARLRAILRRAVAPAGAAGGVEDRVVGRISLQPGRRVACWDGQRLDLTSTEFNILDTLMRHAGQVVSKADLSSEALGRELERYDRGLDMHVSNLRRKLGSLADGRSPIQTVRGVGYQLLQDE is encoded by the coding sequence ATGAACCGGGTTCTGCTGATCGATGATGATACCGAGTTGACCGAGATGCTAAGCGACTACCTGAGCGCCGAGGATTTCACGGTGCAGGCCGTCTACGACGGTGAAACCGGGGTCGAGGCGGCGCTGTCGGGGCAGCACGATGTGGTGGTGCTGGACGTCATGCTGCCCCGGCTCAGTGGTGTCGAAGCCCTGCGCCGGATTCGCCAGCAATCGCGGGTGCCGGTGCTGATGCTGACCGCCAAGGGTGACGATGTGGATCGCATCGTCGGCCTGGAGCTGGGAGCCGACGATTATCTGCCCAAACCCTGTAATCCGCGCGAGCTGGTGGCCCGGCTGCGGGCCATCCTGCGGCGTGCCGTCGCCCCGGCGGGGGCGGCCGGCGGGGTCGAGGATCGGGTGGTGGGGCGCATCAGCCTGCAACCGGGCCGGCGGGTGGCCTGCTGGGACGGACAGCGCCTCGATCTGACCAGTACCGAATTCAATATCCTCGACACGCTCATGCGCCATGCCGGCCAGGTGGTGAGCAAGGCGGACCTGTCCAGCGAGGCGCTCGGGCGCGAGCTGGAGCGCTACGACCGCGGGCTGGACATGCATGTCAGTAATCTGCGGCGCAAGCTGGGCAGCCTGGCCGACGGCCGGTCTCCGATCCAGACGGTACGCGGTGTGGGCTACCAACTGTTGCAGGACGAGTGA
- the fusA gene encoding elongation factor G, producing the protein MIDLSKYRNIGIFAHVDAGKTTTTERILKLSGKIHKLGEVHDGESTMDFMDQESERGITIQSAATSCAWKDHRLNIIDTPGHVDFTIEVYRSLKVLDGGIGVFCGSGGVEPQSETNWRYANDSAVSRLIFVNKLDRVGADFYRVVAQVEKILAATPLVMVLPIGIEDQFSGVVDLLTRKAWVWDDTGLPENYEIQDVPADMVDQVEEWREKMIETAVEQDDELMEKYLDGEEPSVEDIKRCIRKGTIALDFFPTYCGSAFKNKGMQLVLDAVVDYLPDPTQVPSQPEVDLEGHETGESAIVDPNKPLRALAFKIMDDRYGALTFTRIYSGQLKKGDSVLNTATGKTERIGRIVEMSADDREERDSAQAGDIVALIGLKHTQTGHTLCDPNKPATLEPMVFPDPVISLAVAPKDKAAAEKMGIAIGKMVAEDPSFRVETDEDSGETILKGMGELHLDIKVDILKRTHNVEVVVGKPQVAYRETITKKIEDTYTHKKQTGGSGQFAKIDYTIEPGEPGSGFEFESIVTGGNVPREFWPAVQKGFQKSLDKGVLAGYPCLDFKVTLVDGGYHPVDSSAVAYELAAAAAYRQSMPKAGPQLMEPVMKVDVFSPEDNVGDVIGDLNRRRGMIKSQEPGPTGVRVKADCPLSEMFGYIGDLRTMTSGRGQFSMEFSHYMPCPANVAEEVIKEAKERNAK; encoded by the coding sequence ATGATTGATTTGAGCAAATACAGAAACATCGGCATTTTTGCGCACGTGGATGCCGGCAAGACCACCACCACCGAACGGATACTCAAGCTGAGCGGCAAGATCCACAAGCTGGGTGAGGTGCATGACGGCGAATCCACCATGGACTTCATGGACCAGGAATCCGAGCGCGGGATTACCATCCAGTCCGCGGCCACCAGCTGTGCCTGGAAAGATCATCGTCTTAACATCATCGATACGCCCGGGCACGTGGATTTCACCATCGAGGTCTACCGTTCCCTGAAAGTGCTGGACGGCGGTATCGGTGTGTTCTGTGGCTCCGGCGGCGTCGAACCCCAGTCTGAAACCAACTGGCGCTATGCCAACGACTCGGCCGTCTCGCGACTGATATTCGTCAACAAGCTGGATCGCGTGGGCGCCGATTTCTATCGGGTGGTCGCCCAGGTCGAGAAAATCCTGGCCGCCACGCCGCTGGTGATGGTGCTGCCTATCGGTATCGAGGATCAGTTCTCCGGCGTGGTGGATCTGCTCACCCGCAAAGCCTGGGTGTGGGATGACACCGGGTTGCCGGAAAATTATGAAATCCAGGACGTGCCGGCCGACATGGTCGATCAGGTCGAAGAGTGGCGTGAAAAGATGATCGAAACCGCCGTCGAGCAGGACGACGAGCTGATGGAAAAATACCTGGATGGCGAGGAGCCGTCGGTTGAGGACATCAAGCGTTGTATCCGCAAGGGCACCATCGCCCTGGACTTTTTCCCCACCTATTGCGGTTCGGCCTTCAAGAACAAAGGCATGCAGCTGGTGCTGGACGCGGTCGTGGATTACCTGCCCGATCCGACCCAGGTCCCGTCGCAGCCGGAAGTCGATCTGGAAGGGCACGAAACCGGCGAGTCTGCGATTGTCGATCCCAACAAGCCGCTGCGCGCGCTGGCCTTCAAGATCATGGACGACCGTTACGGCGCTCTCACCTTTACCCGTATCTATTCGGGCCAGCTGAAAAAAGGCGATAGCGTGCTCAATACTGCCACGGGCAAGACCGAGCGTATTGGCCGTATCGTGGAAATGAGTGCCGATGACCGTGAAGAACGCGATTCCGCCCAGGCCGGCGACATCGTCGCCTTGATCGGTCTCAAGCACACCCAGACCGGTCATACCCTGTGCGATCCCAACAAGCCGGCGACCCTGGAACCGATGGTGTTCCCGGATCCGGTGATTTCACTTGCGGTCGCGCCCAAGGACAAGGCGGCCGCCGAGAAGATGGGTATCGCCATCGGTAAGATGGTGGCCGAGGATCCCTCGTTCCGCGTCGAAACCGACGAGGACAGCGGCGAGACCATCCTCAAGGGCATGGGCGAGCTGCATCTGGATATCAAGGTCGACATCCTCAAGCGAACGCATAACGTGGAAGTCGTGGTCGGCAAGCCGCAGGTGGCCTATCGCGAAACCATTACCAAGAAGATCGAAGATACCTACACGCACAAGAAACAGACCGGCGGTTCCGGTCAGTTCGCCAAGATCGATTACACCATCGAGCCGGGCGAACCGGGCAGCGGGTTCGAGTTCGAATCCATCGTGACCGGCGGTAACGTGCCGCGTGAATTCTGGCCCGCCGTGCAAAAGGGCTTCCAAAAGAGCCTGGATAAAGGTGTGTTGGCCGGATACCCCTGCCTGGACTTCAAGGTGACCCTGGTCGACGGTGGCTACCATCCGGTGGACTCCTCCGCGGTGGCCTATGAACTGGCGGCGGCAGCAGCCTATCGTCAGTCCATGCCCAAGGCCGGGCCGCAGCTGATGGAACCGGTGATGAAGGTTGACGTGTTTTCACCGGAAGATAACGTCGGTGATGTGATCGGCGATCTCAACCGCCGTCGTGGCATGATCAAGTCCCAGGAACCGGGTCCGACCGGCGTGCGCGTCAAGGCCGATTGCCCGCTGAGCGAAATGTTCGGCTACATCGGCGATCTGCGCACCATGACTTCCGGTCGTGGCCAGTTCTCCATGGAGTTCTCCCACTACATGCCGTGCCCGGCCAATGTGGCGGAAGAAGTGATCAAGGAAGCCAAGGAACGCAACGCCAAGTAA
- a CDS encoding tetratricopeptide repeat protein gives MSETPDSPYILSADGENFAARVLENSHQGPVLVNFCSPGATVCTDLSPVLEKVVQQYEGRALLVTIDVDAEPALARRYGVISVPTLKLFRRGEVVVSRHGYQSEQAVRRLLDHYVARESDLALADAVDLYARGEQQAAYEMIAEAVAADHDNPRLPLTLCKLLKHEQRYAEALKVLDSLPDYHAEHPEIRRLHDQLTFFAERDPDQDRASLQAQLSEAPGALEIRRQLVAHHVVSEDYAPALQELGIIFEQSPDFEEGYAARAMRRIFNLLGEEHPLVREYRHYLR, from the coding sequence ATGAGCGAGACGCCTGATTCCCCCTATATCCTGAGCGCCGATGGCGAGAATTTTGCCGCGCGCGTGCTGGAAAACTCCCATCAGGGACCGGTGCTGGTCAACTTCTGCTCGCCCGGCGCAACCGTCTGTACCGATCTGTCGCCGGTGCTGGAGAAGGTGGTTCAGCAGTACGAGGGCCGTGCCCTGCTGGTCACCATCGATGTGGATGCCGAACCGGCGCTGGCCCGCCGTTACGGCGTTATCAGCGTGCCGACCCTGAAACTGTTTCGCCGCGGCGAGGTGGTGGTCAGCCGTCACGGCTACCAGTCGGAGCAGGCCGTGCGCCGGCTGCTGGATCACTACGTGGCCCGGGAGTCGGATCTGGCGCTGGCCGACGCGGTCGATCTGTATGCCCGTGGTGAGCAACAGGCCGCTTACGAGATGATTGCCGAAGCGGTGGCGGCCGATCACGACAACCCGCGCCTGCCGTTGACTCTGTGCAAACTGCTCAAGCATGAGCAACGCTACGCGGAGGCACTGAAGGTTCTGGACAGCCTGCCCGATTATCACGCCGAACACCCCGAAATTCGCCGCCTGCACGATCAGCTGACATTTTTTGCCGAGCGCGATCCCGATCAGGACCGTGCCAGCCTGCAAGCGCAGCTGAGCGAGGCGCCGGGCGCGCTGGAAATACGCCGGCAGCTGGTGGCTCACCACGTAGTAAGCGAAGACTACGCCCCGGCGCTGCAGGAATTGGGGATTATTTTCGAGCAGTCCCCTGACTTTGAAGAGGGGTACGCCGCCCGGGCCATGCGACGCATTTTCAATCTGCTGGGTGAGGAACACCCTCTTGTACGGGAATATCGCCACTATTTGCGCTGA
- a CDS encoding bacteriohemerythrin: MSQLAAHTTEDLVQWSDELSVGIEEIDNQHRILVDLLNELHRAIVEHRGSEAAHRILAELLEYTRIHFAVEESLMRILGYPDYEEHKHHHELLINEVQELSQKLEAGKKSVNFELLHFLKMWLTKHIMEEDRQYTSHFLARGVQQSYEKRSWVGKFWDSLHHK, translated from the coding sequence ATGTCCCAGCTTGCCGCACATACAACAGAGGACCTCGTTCAATGGTCCGATGAATTGAGCGTCGGTATCGAGGAAATCGATAATCAGCACCGCATCCTGGTGGATCTGTTAAACGAATTGCATCGTGCCATCGTCGAGCATCGCGGCTCGGAAGCGGCGCACCGAATACTGGCCGAGTTGCTGGAATATACCCGTATTCATTTTGCGGTGGAAGAGAGCCTGATGCGAATCCTGGGTTATCCCGATTATGAAGAACACAAACATCATCATGAACTGTTGATCAATGAAGTGCAGGAGCTGAGCCAGAAGCTGGAGGCGGGCAAGAAATCCGTCAACTTCGAGTTGCTGCATTTTCTGAAAATGTGGCTGACCAAACATATTATGGAAGAGGATCGGCAATACACCTCCCATTTTCTTGCCCGGGGTGTCCAGCAAAGTTATGAAAAGCGTTCCTGGGTCGGCAAGTTCTGGGACTCCCTGCATCACAAGTAA
- a CDS encoding YceI family protein yields the protein MSRTRLTAFMLGMLLMISGPLMAAEQYKFDTKGQHAFIEFRIQHLGYSWLYGRFNDFDGSFTYDKANPGKSKVNVTIDMSSIDSNHAERDKHLREEDFFHVSKYPEARFVSTSFEEHGDGTATLKGDLTIKDATRNVSIDVEHIGHGEDPWGGYRRGFQGTTTIKLKDFNIDYDLGPASTYAELELSIEGIRQ from the coding sequence ATGTCACGAACACGCCTCACCGCATTCATGCTTGGTATGTTGTTGATGATTTCCGGCCCGCTCATGGCCGCCGAGCAATACAAATTCGATACCAAAGGCCAGCACGCTTTCATCGAGTTTCGTATTCAGCACCTGGGCTACAGCTGGCTGTATGGCCGCTTCAACGATTTTGATGGCAGCTTCACTTATGATAAAGCTAACCCGGGCAAGTCGAAGGTCAACGTCACCATCGACATGAGCAGTATCGACTCCAATCATGCCGAACGGGACAAGCACCTGCGCGAGGAAGATTTCTTCCACGTCAGCAAATACCCCGAGGCCCGTTTTGTCAGCACCTCCTTCGAAGAACATGGTGACGGTACCGCCACCCTCAAGGGGGATCTGACCATCAAGGATGCGACCCGCAATGTAAGCATCGACGTAGAACACATCGGTCACGGTGAAGATCCCTGGGGCGGCTATCGTCGTGGCTTTCAGGGCACCACCACCATCAAGCTGAAGGATTTCAATATCGATTACGATCTGGGCCCGGCCTCGACCTACGCCGAGCTGGAGCTGTCGATCGAAGGCATTCGTCAGTAA
- a CDS encoding TAXI family TRAP transporter solute-binding subunit: MRLIHAPGFFVGLVLILLGQLALSLAAQAQPLRVTLGTATPGGGFQLFGQHLIEVINTHSTTIQLEEQSTRGSRQNLTLLEKGTLDLGQVEGNAARVALEGLGREKANLKVLSVMYPNPGMFVVRADSPYQRIADLEGRPIAFGTRASGLRILAADVLDGLGLSPEQDFEPIILDRAADGPVLVLEQNAAALWGAGIGWPGFVKVADSPVGARFIAPDAEQIARIRQQHPHLAPMSVPANTYRGQNEAIDSVGLWSLILIRPDLDEETVYQLARALHQSESALAGQLAQARYTTTKNTVEQVPPQRLHTGAARYYREIGLLP, translated from the coding sequence ATGCGCCTGATCCACGCCCCCGGTTTCTTTGTCGGACTCGTGCTGATCCTGCTCGGCCAGCTTGCGCTTTCACTGGCGGCACAGGCACAACCGCTTCGGGTCACCCTGGGCACCGCCACGCCCGGCGGCGGCTTTCAGCTGTTCGGCCAGCACCTGATCGAGGTCATCAATACCCACAGCACGACGATTCAACTCGAGGAACAGTCCACCCGGGGAAGCCGCCAGAACCTGACATTACTGGAAAAAGGGACCCTCGATCTCGGCCAGGTGGAGGGCAATGCAGCCCGCGTGGCCCTGGAAGGCCTCGGTCGCGAGAAGGCCAATCTTAAGGTGCTGTCGGTCATGTATCCCAATCCCGGCATGTTCGTGGTGCGGGCCGATTCGCCCTATCAGCGTATCGCGGATCTCGAGGGCCGGCCGATCGCTTTTGGCACCCGGGCCTCGGGGTTGCGGATTCTGGCGGCCGACGTCCTTGACGGCCTCGGCCTCAGCCCCGAACAGGATTTCGAACCCATCATTCTGGACAGGGCCGCTGACGGACCGGTGCTGGTACTGGAACAAAACGCCGCCGCACTGTGGGGCGCGGGAATCGGCTGGCCGGGGTTTGTCAAAGTCGCCGACAGTCCAGTCGGGGCACGCTTCATCGCCCCGGATGCCGAACAGATCGCCCGCATACGCCAGCAACACCCGCATCTCGCACCGATGTCGGTGCCCGCCAACACCTACCGGGGTCAAAACGAGGCGATCGACTCCGTCGGACTCTGGTCGCTGATTCTTATCCGCCCGGATCTCGATGAGGAAACCGTCTATCAACTGGCGCGCGCCCTGCACCAGAGTGAATCGGCCCTGGCCGGGCAACTGGCCCAGGCCCGTTACACCACGACCAAAAACACCGTGGAACAGGTCCCGCCGCAACGCTTGCACACCGGTGCCGCGCGCTATTATCGCGAGATCGGGTTGCTGCCATAA
- a CDS encoding MBL fold metallo-hydrolase — translation MFRRLVCGIFSLTILLATSAAAASEITMQPQQVADGIYAVIPPTRELPNPQNRGWNSNSAFVVTGNGVLVVDTGSSTEIGNALKTAIAGVTDQPVRWILNTHAHGDHWLGNAAFEDTVEQIYATPSVIDQIKSQGENWVANFKRLTDGATGDSRIVPPDTPIDSRQERQPGNKRIVLFPSGDSHSPGDLLLWLPDDRVLISGDVIYADRMPSTNNSNLQQWITLLPELEQLQPDVVIPGHGSVTDVRGIKRLYELLSALWQAVEEGVNNGLAAYETVPLVRERLADFAGAYPGMNKKLPRDVPRVYLQVEAATF, via the coding sequence ATGTTCCGACGCCTTGTGTGCGGTATATTCAGCCTGACTATTTTACTGGCGACGAGCGCAGCGGCCGCGTCCGAGATCACTATGCAACCGCAACAGGTTGCCGACGGTATCTACGCCGTTATCCCGCCGACCCGGGAGTTACCCAATCCGCAAAATCGTGGCTGGAATTCGAACAGCGCCTTTGTTGTTACCGGCAACGGCGTACTGGTGGTGGATACCGGCAGTTCCACCGAGATCGGTAATGCCTTGAAAACGGCGATTGCCGGGGTAACCGATCAGCCGGTGCGCTGGATTCTCAACACCCACGCCCACGGCGATCACTGGCTGGGCAACGCGGCCTTCGAAGACACGGTCGAGCAAATCTATGCGACCCCATCGGTCATCGATCAGATCAAATCACAGGGAGAAAACTGGGTTGCCAACTTCAAGCGCCTGACCGACGGCGCGACCGGTGATTCCAGAATTGTCCCACCCGACACGCCCATTGACTCACGCCAGGAACGACAACCAGGTAACAAACGAATCGTGCTGTTTCCTTCCGGTGACAGCCACTCGCCGGGCGATCTGCTGCTCTGGCTGCCGGATGACAGGGTGCTGATCAGCGGCGATGTCATCTACGCCGATCGCATGCCCTCGACCAACAATTCAAACCTGCAGCAATGGATCACCCTGCTGCCCGAGCTGGAACAATTGCAGCCCGACGTGGTCATACCGGGACACGGTAGCGTCACGGATGTTCGTGGCATTAAACGGCTGTATGAACTGCTCAGCGCGCTGTGGCAGGCCGTGGAAGAAGGGGTTAATAACGGCCTGGCCGCCTATGAGACCGTACCGCTGGTACGCGAGCGCCTGGCCGACTTTGCCGGAGCCTACCCCGGCATGAACAAGAAACTGCCACGGGATGTGCCACGGGTCTATTTACAGGTTGAGGCCGCCACCTTCTAA
- a CDS encoding cold-shock protein → MTNGTVKWFNESKGFGFITPEDGGKDVFVHFSAIVGDGFRTLAEGQQVSFEVEQGPKGPQAARVTAA, encoded by the coding sequence ATGACTAACGGTACCGTTAAGTGGTTTAACGAATCCAAGGGTTTCGGCTTTATCACCCCGGAAGACGGTGGCAAAGACGTCTTTGTCCATTTCTCCGCCATTGTCGGTGATGGCTTCCGGACTCTGGCTGAAGGCCAGCAGGTCAGCTTTGAAGTCGAACAGGGCCCCAAAGGTCCGCAGGCAGCCCGCGTTACCGCCGCCTGA